A genomic region of Phycisphaerae bacterium contains the following coding sequences:
- a CDS encoding site-specific integrase produces the protein MPRRTSKTPLPAVPPKQPGVPAYRRKVVNRRVYAVVTIDRHDVYLGDYATAASIEKYNAAVAAWLANGRRAPEPERPALVVSELILRYLEYAESYYRDRDGGMNAARIANIERVLRPLRVLYGLTPAAEFGPRKLELVQARLVSEGLSRPTVNRYVARVRHVFKWGVARELVPPSVHHALTAFEGLKRGRTDAPETEPVRPVPDALVDAVQPHVSRQVWGLIELQRFTGCRPGEAVRCRAVDIDMSGPVWLWKVTELKLDWRGTERVVAIGPKGQDVIRRFMRADVNAYLFDPREAEAERRDAMHKARKTPASCGNRPGTNRRANPRRRPHERYTTMSYARAIRRACDLAFPAPAGLADDERRTWRREHTWAPNQIRHAFATAVRRQYGLEQVGACLGHSKLETSQLYAERDRALAIEVAQRIG, from the coding sequence ATGCCCCGCAGAACGTCAAAAACGCCACTTCCCGCCGTCCCCCCAAAACAGCCCGGCGTCCCGGCTTACCGTCGCAAGGTCGTCAACCGCCGCGTCTACGCCGTCGTGACGATCGACCGCCACGACGTGTATCTCGGCGACTACGCCACTGCTGCGAGCATCGAGAAGTACAACGCGGCCGTCGCAGCATGGCTCGCCAACGGCCGGCGTGCCCCCGAGCCCGAGCGCCCCGCCCTGGTCGTGTCCGAACTGATCCTGCGGTACCTGGAGTACGCCGAGTCGTACTATCGCGACCGAGACGGCGGGATGAATGCGGCGCGAATCGCGAACATCGAACGCGTCTTGCGGCCCCTGCGCGTACTGTACGGTCTGACACCCGCCGCCGAATTCGGTCCCCGCAAGCTGGAACTCGTGCAGGCGCGGCTCGTGTCTGAGGGACTGTCCCGCCCCACCGTCAACCGCTACGTCGCCCGCGTGCGCCACGTGTTCAAGTGGGGCGTCGCCCGCGAACTGGTCCCGCCGAGCGTGCATCATGCTCTGACCGCTTTTGAAGGTCTGAAGCGCGGCCGCACCGATGCCCCCGAGACCGAACCGGTCCGCCCGGTGCCCGACGCGCTGGTAGATGCTGTCCAGCCGCACGTGTCGCGGCAGGTGTGGGGCCTGATCGAACTCCAGCGCTTCACGGGCTGTCGCCCCGGTGAAGCGGTCCGCTGCCGGGCGGTCGATATCGACATGAGCGGTCCCGTGTGGCTCTGGAAGGTGACCGAACTCAAGCTGGACTGGCGCGGCACGGAGCGCGTTGTCGCCATCGGCCCCAAGGGGCAGGACGTGATCCGGCGGTTCATGCGCGCGGACGTGAACGCCTACCTATTCGATCCGCGCGAAGCCGAAGCCGAGCGCCGCGATGCCATGCACAAGGCACGCAAGACCCCGGCATCATGTGGCAACCGCCCCGGGACCAACCGCCGGGCGAATCCGCGCCGCCGGCCCCACGAGCGTTACACGACCATGAGCTACGCCCGGGCGATCCGGCGGGCGTGCGACCTGGCATTCCCCGCCCCTGCGGGTCTCGCCGACGATGAACGCCGAACGTGGCGCCGTGAGCACACGTGGGCACCGAATCAGATTCGGCACGCGTTCGCGACCGCCGTCCGCCGGCAGTACGGGCTGGAGCAGGTCGGCGCCTGTCTCGGGCACAGCAAGCTGGAGACGTCGCAACTGTACGCCGAGCGCGACCGGGCACTCGCAATCGAGGTCGCCCAGCGCATCGGCTGA
- a CDS encoding right-handed parallel beta-helix repeat-containing protein, with protein sequence MDRTSKVLMALAVAACAVHAHPATIIEALPVGNPGNPGDTRYPDGEVASFGGVGYTYNVGEYEVTAGQYTAFLNAVAGVDTYGLYNTSMWSDSYGCKIERYAGDGTPANPYQYRVADDATGGYWANRPVNYVSYWDSCRFANWLHNGQPTGAQGPGTTETGAYTLNGYNGPDGYEIQRNPGWQWSVTSEDEWYKAAYHKNDGVTGNYWDYPTGTNEIPNNGNPEGDTGNSANFFDGDYTIGGPYWRINVGFFELSDSPYGTFDQGGNVWEWNETLVSGSERGMRGGAFVFDSHEHLHLHASNRSNKPPTDEYSSLGFRVAFLPPDSDGDGVPDAADNCPDVPNPDQADSDGDGVGDACDGVLEVPGEFATIQAAIDAAVPGDEVVIADGVYTGVGNKDLDFGGKAITVRSASGDPATCIIDCGGSGRGFYFHSGEIATSVVQGMTIRNGSITGTGDGGGVYCDSSSPTLTNCTITGNTAGWSGGGVYCGWSSSPTLTNCMITGNTATYGGGGVDGGSPTLINCTISDNAGGGVHGSPTLTNCMITGNTATYRAGGGVSCGSSGGSHSSLTNCTISGNTAVSNGGGVYCDVSSPTLTNCTITGNTAGWSGGGVYFQDHSSPMLTNCTITGNTAVGKGGGVSCDDNSNPTLTNCTVTGNTAEDGGGVSCQEYSSPTLTNCTISGNTAEYGGGVCCYNSSSPTLTGCTISGNTAADGGGGVVCGYGSSPNLTNCVLWGDNGQEIYLSQGAPVVTYCDVQGGWTGAGNIDADPLFVDADGPDDIPGTDDDDLRLSTSSPCIDAGNNSVVTRSTDLEGNPRIVNRTVDMGAYEFAPLLPIVEGDGWLYFKGIEEPPADWKDVFFDDSTWLAGPTPIGYEAATGYEGCIATNLPDMQNNYMSVYARRAFHIENPAQLTSLGFTMDWDDGYIAYLNGVQVDAQFAPNPPTHDQPATTGDHEACCGTSPPAGPCPPVAVDLSGFIDQLVAGTNVLAVQVHNRSLSSSDFLMLPELRSTAVIYVDAAAVGPEFDGTAWCTALRTLDEALAIATSGTTIHVADGIYTPNPAALADPRDATFELVDGVTVEGGYAGCGAPDPDAHDVDSYETILSGDLSGDDGPDFAHNDENAYHVIRATLVGPSARLDGFTIRGGNADGVFSTSGGGLYLDTADATIENCTIAENWADVDGGGLFYFAGDFTLERCTFMDNAAGQRGGGVASTCSDSAPLVIDCKFFGNTALLGGGWLNGESSNTLMINCLFNGNHAVSGGATNYDDDSSYLGAINCTFTNNTASSLFGGVYMEVGDFVNCVLWGNSDSTGSGEGAQIECFGQCTHSYNCIQGWTGNLGGIGNIGDDPLFVDPDGPDDDPNTCQDNNFRLSPTSPCIDSGDNTPVTALTDLDGNPRVRDGDQDGTATVDMGAYEFQRVIYVDDSATGANDGSTWCDAYNYLQDAMAAAAGGVATEIRIAQGTYKPDQGEGQTPGDRQAVFQLLSGVAIKGGYAGCGQPAPDAREIALYETILSGDLNGDDLEADFPWGPTLSDNCYGVARADSAHSVLLDGIVITAGNAYSREGGGIVLLQSDATLVDCRLVRNVACNGGALYSTNSGIVLSSCRIEYNAATNYGAAVIWGGHAELYGCIFSDNYSWDDGGALIIGDDGVLTNCKFINNYGQNTGALYHGQGDCTLNDCIFVGNRADYLAGAIFSSGSSITLTGCTLIGNRTSDDGAGGLRNYVGAAMVTNCIFWDNRNAAGADEASQITITGGQVAVSYSAIAGLDLFASQPGNIGLEPLFEDPGYWDDNGTPDVSDDVFVVGNYHLQPGSPCIDAGNNAAVPLDTLDLDGDGDTTERMPFDLDGLPRFVDEPGTGDTGLPDLPDYPAVVDMGAYEFQSACDHNGIINVTLHVEGLGVYNPPVTRTVTFITTDCVTSHQETIAVDVTFTANPVTIVLPGIDTTADWIQAREGHTLGTLLPLQFGVDCSATVSFTGDNHLRSGDFSNPPSVLQDDLVDIVDFAILAIYWNDPVDPNLGSLADATGDGWQGTGDFTVIQINFGQISDPPSGCGTLAQQQNQMVPEVAVEPLAVRMPVAALGIPGAPAADLDGDGWIGPEDIRRFAAQHRLVLRPDFRARLARLEALFPIEAEEEPVPTGRLE encoded by the coding sequence ATGGATCGAACGAGCAAGGTTCTGATGGCACTCGCGGTCGCTGCCTGCGCGGTCCACGCACACCCAGCGACTATCATCGAAGCCCTCCCGGTGGGCAACCCGGGTAACCCCGGGGACACGCGGTATCCGGACGGCGAGGTGGCCAGTTTCGGCGGCGTGGGCTACACGTACAACGTCGGCGAGTACGAGGTGACGGCCGGACAGTACACGGCGTTTCTGAACGCCGTGGCGGGCGTGGACACGTACGGGCTGTACAACACGTCCATGTGGTCGGACAGCTATGGCTGCAAGATCGAGCGTTACGCCGGCGACGGCACTCCCGCCAACCCGTATCAGTACCGCGTGGCCGATGACGCCACCGGCGGCTACTGGGCGAACCGCCCGGTGAACTACGTGAGCTACTGGGACTCATGCCGGTTCGCCAACTGGCTGCACAACGGCCAGCCGACGGGCGCGCAGGGGCCGGGCACGACGGAGACCGGGGCGTACACGCTCAACGGCTACAACGGGCCAGATGGTTACGAGATTCAGCGCAACCCCGGTTGGCAGTGGTCCGTGACGAGCGAGGACGAGTGGTACAAGGCGGCATATCACAAGAACGACGGCGTCACGGGCAACTACTGGGACTACCCGACGGGAACTAACGAGATCCCGAACAACGGTAATCCGGAAGGCGATACAGGAAATTCGGCAAACTTCTTCGACGGCGACTACACGATCGGAGGCCCATACTGGCGCATAAATGTGGGGTTTTTCGAGCTGTCCGACAGTCCGTACGGCACGTTCGATCAGGGCGGCAACGTGTGGGAGTGGAACGAGACGCTGGTCAGCGGCTCGGAGCGCGGCATGCGGGGCGGGGCGTTTGTCTTCGATAGCCACGAACATCTGCACCTGCATGCCTCAAACCGGAGCAACAAGCCTCCGACAGATGAGTACTCCAGCTTAGGGTTCCGTGTCGCCTTCCTCCCTCCGGATTCGGACGGCGACGGTGTGCCTGACGCGGCCGACAACTGCCCCGACGTGCCCAACCCCGATCAGGCCGACTCCGACGGCGACGGCGTCGGTGACGCGTGTGACGGTGTTCTGGAGGTGCCCGGCGAGTTTGCGACCATTCAGGCGGCGATCGATGCGGCGGTCCCCGGCGACGAGGTCGTGATCGCCGATGGTGTGTACACGGGGGTTGGCAATAAGGACCTCGACTTCGGCGGCAAGGCGATCACCGTCCGCTCCGCCAGCGGCGATCCAGCCACGTGCATCATCGACTGCGGGGGCAGCGGGCGGGGGTTTTACTTCCACAGTGGTGAAATCGCTACCTCGGTCGTGCAGGGAATGACCATACGGAACGGGAGTATTACGGGCACGGGCGATGGAGGTGGCGTGTACTGCGATAGTTCCAGCCCGACGCTGACCAACTGCACCATCACGGGCAATACAGCCGGCTGGAGCGGCGGCGGCGTGTACTGCGGCTGGTCCTCCAGCCCGACGCTGACCAACTGCATGATCACGGGCAACACGGCCACCTACGGCGGTGGCGGCGTGGACGGCGGCAGCCCAACGCTGATCAACTGCACGATCAGCGACAACGCCGGTGGCGGCGTGCACGGCAGCCCGACGCTGACCAACTGCATGATCACGGGCAACACGGCCACCTACCGCGCCGGCGGCGGCGTGTCCTGCGGCTCCAGCGGCGGCTCCCACTCCAGTCTGACCAACTGCACGATCAGCGGCAACACGGCCGTGAGCAATGGCGGCGGTGTGTACTGCGACGTTTCCAGCCCGACGCTGACCAACTGCACCATCACGGGCAATACAGCCGGCTGGAGCGGCGGCGGCGTGTACTTCCAAGACCACTCCAGCCCAATGCTGACCAACTGCACGATCACAGGCAACACGGCCGTGGGCAAAGGCGGAGGCGTGTCTTGTGACGACAACTCTAACCCGACGCTAACGAACTGCACGGTCACAGGCAACACAGCCGAGGACGGCGGAGGCGTGTCCTGCCAGGAGTACTCCAGCCCTACGCTGACCAACTGCACGATCAGCGGGAACACGGCCGAATACGGCGGCGGCGTGTGCTGCTACAACTCTTCCAGCCCCACGCTGACCGGCTGCACGATCAGCGGGAACACGGCCGCCGACGGGGGCGGCGGCGTGGTCTGCGGTTACGGCTCCAGCCCGAACTTGACCAACTGCGTCCTGTGGGGCGACAACGGGCAAGAGATCTACTTGTCTCAGGGCGCGCCCGTTGTCACCTACTGCGACGTCCAGGGAGGCTGGACCGGCGCAGGGAACATCGACGCTGACCCATTGTTCGTTGATGCTGACGGGCCTGATGACATCCCCGGCACCGACGATGACGACCTACGATTGTCTACCAGCTCTCCGTGCATTGATGCGGGTAATAACTCGGTTGTTACGCGAAGTACGGATTTGGAGGGCAACCCCCGAATCGTTAACCGCACCGTCGACATGGGCGCTTACGAGTTTGCCCCGCTGCTGCCGATCGTAGAGGGTGACGGGTGGCTGTACTTCAAGGGCATCGAGGAGCCGCCGGCGGATTGGAAGGACGTCTTCTTCGACGACTCGACCTGGCTGGCCGGGCCGACGCCCATCGGCTACGAGGCGGCCACCGGCTATGAGGGCTGCATCGCTACCAACCTGCCCGACATGCAGAACAACTACATGAGCGTCTATGCGCGCCGCGCGTTCCACATCGAGAATCCGGCCCAGCTGACCAGCCTCGGGTTCACCATGGACTGGGACGATGGCTACATCGCCTACCTCAACGGTGTGCAGGTGGATGCCCAGTTTGCGCCCAATCCCCCGACCCATGACCAGCCGGCCACCACGGGCGATCATGAGGCCTGCTGCGGGACGAGCCCGCCGGCCGGGCCGTGTCCGCCGGTGGCGGTGGACCTCAGCGGCTTCATCGACCAGCTCGTGGCGGGCACGAATGTGCTCGCCGTCCAGGTGCACAACCGCTCGCTCTCCAGTTCCGACTTCCTCATGCTGCCCGAGCTGCGGAGTACGGCCGTGATTTACGTGGACGCGGCTGCGGTGGGTCCCGAGTTCGATGGAACCGCGTGGTGCACCGCCTTGAGAACGCTCGACGAGGCCCTCGCCATCGCGACCAGTGGCACGACAATTCACGTTGCCGATGGTATCTACACGCCGAACCCGGCCGCATTGGCCGATCCACGGGACGCTACGTTTGAACTCGTAGATGGCGTGACCGTGGAGGGCGGCTACGCCGGGTGTGGGGCGCCAGATCCTGACGCTCATGACGTGGACAGCTACGAGACCATCCTCAGCGGTGACCTGAGCGGCGATGATGGCCCGGACTTCGCACATAACGATGAGAACGCGTACCACGTTATCCGCGCCACGTTAGTTGGCCCGTCGGCACGGCTAGATGGCTTTACCATACGAGGCGGCAACGCGGATGGTGTATTCAGCACTTCGGGAGGGGGGCTGTATCTCGATACTGCTGATGCAACGATCGAGAATTGCACTATCGCCGAAAACTGGGCCGATGTGGATGGAGGGGGCTTGTTCTACTTTGCCGGTGATTTCACACTGGAGCGCTGCACGTTCATGGACAACGCAGCCGGCCAGAGGGGCGGCGGCGTCGCGTCCACTTGCTCCGACTCCGCTCCGCTTGTCATCGACTGCAAATTCTTTGGTAACACCGCACTGTTGGGTGGGGGTTGGCTCAATGGTGAAAGCTCCAATACGTTGATGATCAACTGCCTGTTCAATGGCAACCACGCCGTGAGCGGCGGTGCGACAAACTATGACGACGACTCAAGCTATCTCGGTGCCATCAACTGCACTTTCACCAACAATACTGCGTCATCACTATTCGGTGGCGTTTATATGGAGGTGGGGGATTTCGTGAACTGTGTCCTGTGGGGTAACAGCGACTCGACAGGCTCAGGAGAGGGCGCCCAAATCGAGTGCTTTGGGCAATGCACACACAGTTACAACTGCATTCAGGGCTGGACCGGCAACCTGGGGGGCATCGGCAACATCGGTGACGATCCACTCTTCGTCGATCCCGACGGGCCGGATGATGATCCGAATACCTGCCAGGATAACAATTTTCGTCTTTCTCCAACGTCGCCCTGTATCGACTCTGGTGACAACACGCCGGTGACAGCTTTGACGGACCTCGACGGCAACCCGCGCGTTCGTGACGGCGATCAGGATGGGACCGCAACCGTTGACATGGGGGCGTACGAGTTCCAAAGGGTCATCTACGTGGACGACTCGGCCACCGGCGCCAATGACGGCTCGACCTGGTGCGATGCATACAACTACTTGCAGGATGCGATGGCAGCCGCCGCCGGTGGAGTGGCGACCGAAATTCGAATAGCCCAAGGCACGTACAAGCCAGATCAAGGGGAAGGTCAGACACCTGGTGATCGTCAGGCCGTCTTTCAACTTCTGAGCGGTGTTGCGATCAAGGGCGGCTATGCCGGATGCGGGCAGCCTGCCCCCGATGCTCGGGAGATCGCCCTGTACGAGACCATCCTGAGCGGAGATCTCAACGGTGACGACCTTGAAGCGGACTTTCCGTGGGGCCCGACGTTGTCCGACAACTGTTATGGCGTCGCGAGGGCGGACAGTGCCCACTCGGTGCTGCTCGATGGGATCGTCATTACCGCCGGGAACGCATACTCTCGGGAGGGCGGAGGCATAGTGCTCCTACAGTCCGACGCTACGTTGGTGGATTGTCGTCTTGTAAGAAACGTCGCCTGCAACGGAGGTGCTCTGTACAGTACTAACAGCGGTATTGTGCTCAGTTCCTGTCGGATCGAGTACAACGCCGCCACGAATTATGGCGCAGCCGTCATTTGGGGAGGCCATGCCGAGCTGTACGGCTGCATCTTCAGCGATAACTATTCGTGGGATGATGGCGGTGCCTTGATTATTGGTGACGATGGAGTGTTAACGAACTGCAAATTTATTAACAATTATGGCCAGAACACAGGTGCCCTTTACCACGGTCAGGGGGACTGCACCTTGAACGATTGCATATTCGTTGGTAACAGAGCAGACTACCTCGCAGGTGCAATATTTAGTTCTGGAAGCAGCATTACTCTGACTGGCTGCACGCTGATCGGTAACCGCACGAGTGACGACGGCGCGGGGGGGCTGCGAAACTATGTCGGCGCCGCGATGGTGACAAACTGCATTTTCTGGGACAATCGAAATGCCGCTGGAGCTGACGAAGCGAGTCAGATAACAATCACGGGGGGCCAGGTTGCCGTGAGCTATAGTGCCATCGCGGGGCTCGACCTGTTTGCCTCACAGCCGGGCAATATCGGCTTGGAGCCGTTGTTCGAAGACCCAGGTTACTGGGACGACAATGGTACGCCTGACGTATCAGACGACGTTTTTGTGGTCGGTAATTACCATCTGCAACCGGGTTCGCCCTGCATCGACGCGGGCAATAACGCCGCAGTCCCGCTGGACACACTCGACCTCGACGGCGACGGCGACACCACGGAGCGGATGCCGTTCGATCTGGACGGACTGCCGCGTTTCGTGGACGAGCCGGGCACAGGCGACACGGGTCTCCCCGACCTGCCCGACTACCCAGCCGTCGTGGACATGGGGGCATACGAATTCCAGTCTGCCTGCGACCACAACGGGATTATCAATGTCACCCTGCACGTCGAAGGACTGGGCGTGTACAACCCGCCTGTGACTCGCACGGTGACGTTCATCACGACGGATTGTGTGACCAGCCACCAGGAGACGATCGCGGTCGACGTCACGTTCACCGCGAACCCGGTCACGATCGTGCTGCCCGGGATCGACACGACGGCGGACTGGATCCAGGCCCGGGAGGGCCACACGCTCGGTACGCTGCTGCCCCTGCAATTCGGGGTCGATTGCAGCGCGACCGTCAGTTTCACGGGCGACAATCACTTGCGCTCGGGCGATTTTTCAAACCCGCCGTCGGTCCTCCAGGACGACCTCGTTGACATCGTCGATTTCGCGATATTGGCAATTTACTGGAATGACCCGGTCGACCCCAATCTCGGCTCGCTCGCTGACGCCACCGGGGACGGCTGGCAGGGCACAGGCGACTTCACGGTGATCCAGATCAAC
- a CDS encoding helix-turn-helix domain-containing protein: protein MVDADHASGSRWRTFNRFCDGCLPGLSRGALVTWCILFRHAKPDGKVRLSQARLGRTGGMSVATVRRAIRELERRGLLVTVTRGDRNSGPSWYIVHARERVPTADNECPSGSADERFTGRVCDCLAASAGERHYRRNRGSGKHWRLSGRAGVAPSEATATAPPARGTRGCGACGDDRSGQGRLTAHGTGGTVNERRRAAGVTHEHAAKRRRR from the coding sequence ATGGTTGACGCAGATCACGCGTCCGGCTCGCGCTGGCGGACGTTTAACCGGTTCTGCGACGGGTGCCTGCCCGGTCTGTCGCGGGGCGCGCTGGTGACGTGGTGCATCCTGTTTCGGCACGCGAAGCCAGACGGAAAAGTGCGGTTGTCCCAGGCGCGTTTGGGACGGACGGGCGGTATGAGCGTGGCAACGGTGCGGCGGGCGATTCGGGAGCTTGAGCGGCGTGGGCTGCTTGTCACGGTCACGCGTGGGGATCGCAACAGCGGGCCGAGCTGGTACATCGTCCATGCGCGTGAACGGGTTCCAACCGCTGACAACGAGTGCCCATCGGGTAGCGCCGATGAGCGCTTTACGGGGCGCGTGTGTGATTGCCTTGCGGCTAGCGCCGGTGAGCGGCATTACAGAAGAAACAGAGGATCGGGCAAGCACTGGCGCTTGAGCGGTCGCGCTGGCGTAGCCCCCAGCGAAGCCACCGCGACCGCGCCCCCAGCTCGTGGCACACGGGGCTGCGGAGCTTGCGGGGACGATCGATCCGGCCAAGGGCGTTTGACGGCGCATGGAACCGGGGGCACAGTAAATGAGCGTCGGCGAGCTGCCGGCGTGACACACGAACACGCGGCAAAGCGCCGCAGGCGGTGA
- a CDS encoding helix-turn-helix domain-containing protein, whose product MGVNEWVPGGDVAPLALRPREAARALGVSERTLWALTKRGDVPHVRIGRSVLYPLDLLRTWLAERATAKAG is encoded by the coding sequence ATGGGCGTCAACGAATGGGTGCCGGGCGGGGACGTTGCCCCGCTGGCGCTGCGGCCGCGCGAGGCGGCACGGGCGCTCGGCGTGTCCGAGCGGACCTTGTGGGCACTGACAAAACGTGGCGACGTGCCACACGTGCGGATCGGGCGCAGTGTGTTATACCCGTTGGACCTGTTGCGTACCTGGCTCGCGGAGCGGGCGACAGCAAAGGCAGGGTAG
- a CDS encoding topoisomerase DNA-binding C4 zinc finger domain-containing protein — MSLMSRLRSADRAAARRREREGCGLKCPMCGGWLRGRVSSLTGRGFLGCERWPDCTFTMTYGEARALPTVRRRSKKRPSRPVGTVHMVACERCGSAFPIRSKEVPPPPLICTRCTMMAPTRTSQRWV; from the coding sequence GTGAGCCTCATGAGTCGGCTGCGGTCTGCGGACCGCGCGGCCGCTCGGCGGCGAGAACGCGAGGGCTGCGGGCTCAAGTGCCCGATGTGCGGCGGGTGGCTCCGTGGGCGCGTCAGCAGCCTAACGGGGCGCGGGTTTCTGGGGTGCGAACGCTGGCCCGACTGCACTTTCACGATGACCTATGGCGAGGCGAGGGCGCTGCCGACAGTGCGCAGACGCTCAAAGAAGCGTCCTAGCCGACCGGTTGGAACTGTGCACATGGTGGCGTGCGAGCGGTGCGGGTCGGCGTTCCCGATTCGGTCAAAAGAGGTGCCGCCGCCGCCGCTGATCTGCACACGCTGCACGATGATGGCGCCGACACGGACAAGCCAACGATGGGTCTAG
- a CDS encoding right-handed parallel beta-helix repeat-containing protein, with the protein MKRPRIGLVFPALILVGSVSLPAWATERHVPGQYPTIQAAIDAAVPGDEILVADGIYTGLGNKDLDFGGKAITVRSASGNPALCIIDCENSGRGFYFHSGESAAAIVQGLTISNGNMDAGGGVYCDSSSPTLTNCTITGNTGGGVYCYGSSPALTNCTITGNYWSGVCCYNSSPTLTNCTITGNGNGVSGEFSSPTLTNCTIMGNGNGADISFSSPMLTCCTIVGNDGSGVYFEASNATLTQCTITQNAWGVGCESCDLVLTHCTITDNGGGGGVRCWEYSRATLINCTISENTSLGAGGGVASEEGSSMTLANCTISGNTSLGAGGGVYCSYSSPALTNCTIAENTASLYGGGVYCTSTSSPTLTNCILWANTPQEIYVSSGSPVVTYCDVQGGYAGTGNINSNPLFVEPDNDDFRVQSSSPCIDAGDPNFVPTPGETDLDGNQRVWDGNGDGTAIVDMGAYEFGSHAYGDLNCDGEIDFGDINPFVLALTSWGGYQEQYPNCDIMLADINGDGYVSFADINPFVTLLAGG; encoded by the coding sequence ATGAAAAGACCGCGAATTGGCTTGGTTTTTCCGGCGTTGATTCTCGTCGGATCGGTGAGTCTGCCGGCGTGGGCGACGGAGCGACACGTCCCCGGCCAATACCCGACGATTCAGGCCGCGATCGATGCGGCGGTTCCCGGCGACGAGATCCTGGTAGCCGATGGAATCTACACCGGACTGGGTAACAAGGACCTGGACTTCGGCGGCAAGGCGATCACGGTGCGCTCGGCGAGCGGGAACCCGGCCCTGTGCATCATCGACTGCGAGAATAGCGGGCGCGGCTTCTACTTCCATAGCGGGGAAAGCGCTGCTGCGATCGTGCAGGGTCTGACGATCAGCAACGGGAACATGGACGCCGGCGGCGGCGTGTACTGCGACTCCTCTAGCCCGACGCTGACCAACTGCACCATCACGGGCAACACCGGCGGCGGCGTGTACTGCTATGGCTCCAGCCCGGCGCTGACCAATTGCACGATCACCGGTAACTACTGGTCAGGCGTGTGTTGCTACAACTCCAGCCCGACGTTGACAAACTGCACCATCACCGGCAACGGCAACGGTGTGAGTGGCGAGTTCTCCAGCCCGACGCTGACCAACTGCACGATCATGGGCAACGGCAATGGCGCGGACATCTCGTTTTCCAGCCCGATGCTGACCTGCTGCACGATCGTGGGTAACGATGGGAGTGGCGTTTACTTCGAAGCCTCCAACGCGACGCTGACCCAGTGCACGATCACGCAGAACGCCTGGGGCGTGGGGTGCGAATCATGCGACCTGGTGCTCACCCACTGCACGATCACGGATAATGGTGGTGGCGGTGGCGTGCGCTGCTGGGAGTACTCCCGCGCGACGCTGATTAACTGCACGATCAGTGAAAACACATCGCTCGGCGCTGGCGGCGGGGTGGCCTCGGAGGAAGGTTCCAGCATGACGCTTGCTAACTGCACGATCAGTGGAAACACGTCGCTCGGGGCTGGCGGCGGCGTGTACTGCTCGTACTCCAGCCCGGCGCTGACCAATTGCACGATCGCAGAGAACACAGCCAGCCTCTACGGTGGCGGCGTGTACTGCACCTCCACCTCCAGTCCGACGCTGACCAACTGCATTCTCTGGGCCAACACGCCTCAGGAAATCTACGTCTCTTCGGGCAGCCCCGTCGTGACCTACTGCGACGTTCAAGGCGGCTATGCCGGGACGGGAAACATCAACAGCAATCCGCTCTTCGTCGAACCTGACAACGACGATTTCCGCGTGCAGTCCAGTTCGCCCTGCATCGACGCCGGCGACCCGAACTTCGTGCCCACGCCGGGCGAGACCGACCTGGACGGCAATCAACGCGTCTGGGACGGCAACGGCGACGGGACGGCGATCGTCGACATGGGGGCCTACGAGTTCGGCTCACACGCCTACGGTGACCTCAACTGTGACGGCGAGATCGACTTCGGCGACATCAATCCATTCGTGCTCGCGCTGACAAGCTGGGGCGGTTACCAGGAGCAGTACCCGAACTGCGACATCATGCTGGCCGACATCAACGGCGACGGGTACGTGAGCTTCGCCGACATCAACCCGTTCGTGACGCTGCTCGCGGGCGGTTGA